ATAGTTCAGAACATCATATATATTCACGAAAAGTAATACAagacatcaaaaaataataatattattctttctttgttctatagagaaaaggatatttttatcactaaaaattgaagaaagaaaaaattggacaGTATTAAATATTTGTCCTATTGTTAACTATGCTACGTGCTTCTAGGTAATTGGATGGTGTGCTTCATGTTAATTTTATTACACCATAcatggtgcacaaagactttctcatAGATACAATGTTTCTTTTTTTAGGGGTGAGGGGGGGGGGTGTGTAAAAGTAGGTACAATATTTAATCTCTTAGATTCTGTGCAAGGCTTTGTTTCTGAAGATTTATGCAAGTTACATGTAGAGAGGCTGACTATTTCTGTGTGAACTTTAGGTTTCTATGTTTCTTTTCCCCTCCCCTCTTCCTTTCCATGCTCTTCCACTATCTCTATTAGGTGTCTTCTATGATTTTCTTGTAATTTTATTTCTATACCTTAATTAATGTGTGCTGGTTTCAataattctctctcaaaaaaagatCTTACTTTCTTAATATAATTATTGCCATCAATCCTAAGATGTTGATGTAGACCGCCTCAATTGGTTTGTGAGGCGATGAACAAAGGATGAGAGCTTGTTGGGATTGACTCTGATCGGACCCTCCAATTCTTAAATTATGAATATGATAGTTGATGTTAGACTAAGATACTAATTTCTCACAGGTTGTGTTGTTAGAAAATTTGGATTTTATGTGGTTAACATaacttgattgattttttttttttttaaagggatgTTTGCCGATATTTTAAATTAATGCCACATAAAATGGTTACAACTTTATGAAGATGACAACCCAACTAATTCCTAGCAGTTTTGAATGCTACTAGATACTCTTACAGTTGAACCAAATGATTATTATAAGGACTTTTCAACATTTAGAAATACCAAGAAAGACAACTATAGAATTCACATAATGTTGGAAAAAACCAATAAGTTGCCATGATATTCATACCTTTTCAGACACTTTTAAAATGCAGCAATATAATTTCCAGCACATTTTTCAGGTATTTGTGTGGGATCTTTTTCAAAATGCGAACAATAAAATGGTCCACATCTCTTCATTCATTATTAGTATTCTTGTCGGAATGTTTGAGTGGTGATCTAGCAGGTGATCTCTAGCTGTTTATACAAGTCAGTTTGGTTCTAATCAAGTGTAGGTTAACCTGAACCAATCCATCGCCAAATCAATGTTTAGTGTGTGTACAAAGTCTGTATTATAGAAGTATAATACGCATCATCTAGGCTTTTGCTTTTATTGAATAGAATCAATTGATCACTACTGTAGGGTTTTTCCTtttctatttttaattattttaaaaataatttcaagcGATCTTATTTGGACTGGATTGGTTTGGTTTCTTTGCAACGGTTCAGTTCTAGCTCAAAAGAACTTTCAGAATATATTGAGATCGTTTCACATTTGGATTGACTTCTAATGCAAACCAACTTGATGCGCAGGCACATCTGGGGTGAATCAATTCGAGTGATTTGATAAGAAATTGAGGACTTTTTGAAGTGATGAGGTAATCATGATGAATCAATCAATTTATAAAACCATTTTATAAACTATTATTTCTAAAGTCTTGAGTCTTGACATTATTttctttaaatatatatatatatatatataaaacctaGCATGCATCCTGACGTGGAGTTTCTTTTTCATGAGTAACAGAAATCCTAGACGTTGCTTCTCTTTCCTTCATTTCTTTGCTTCGTGAGTAAGCGTGGAGATATCCTAGCTAGTTCAAGGTCTGAGATAACAACCTTTACAATGATGTCACTATTATTCTTATTAAtaaaataacaaaaattatttgatgtcGTTGTTCATCTTATGAAATAATACTTATTAATTCAAATCCCTATTTCTGCACAagtaataattataattatttttgagGGTGCCAACTTATTGACTTTGTAAAATCACTGGATATCCGTAGCTTTTTGTTTAATCTTAcgttacaaaaaataattttattttactttTATATTCATATGCCTTGGCCAAGGGGAGAGAAAAAAATGGTAACATGTTGAGTTGGGCATCAATATAGGTTTACCAACAATCACATCATCTTCCATTAAAGAAAGTTTTATGAATaatctctcaaaattttaaatcttttttaattattattttttttagggTTTGTTTGGATGATTGAACTCAAACTTCTATAAAATTTATGGGTTGGGACAATATAACTAATAAAATCAAACTGAATTGGGTTTATGTTCATAAATATCCACAGTATCTTTGGAGTAGGCCAGCATtccataaagagaaaaaaaaaagatctcaaCAGAATTTATAAGTATAGGttcaatctaatttgattttactGGTTGTATCAGTCCAACtcataaatttcataaaaatttgagTCCCATCATCCGAACAAACTCTTAACTGAAAGAACATCCTCCTAATCAAATTTAACTCTAGATCCTTCCAAGGTCGGGTTTGAATCGGAGAAGGCCTGTTCTACAATTACAACGTGACATGTATGAAGGGTAGATGAGTTGCAAAGAGGAAGTATACTGTAGGTTCCTTCAATCTCTTTGTTCAAAGGACCCCTACAATCTCACCGGCACCCCACGGTTGGGACACAAGATTCAAAAATCTCACCATCAATCATTACCAAGCTTTCCTTGATGTCTTTGTCTTACCAAATTTTTCTGTTCAAAGATAGCTGCTTTTGGAATTCTACGGTGAAATCCGTTATAAATTTTCAAAGGAAGCTTCCATATACACAACTATAATTTTGACGAGACCCAAGCTTCAACATGTGCTAGTTTTCTATATTCTTATATGCCTAAGCCAATGACCATCATAACATACCAATTGCATCAGTgaaatttagaattttatttcTAAGTAATTATCGGAAGAGGATGTCAATCAGATGATTGTTTTTAGCCGTGTCAATAGCGGTCTGAACCCGGCAGTGGAGATGTGGCCCTGACTTGGCCCATTTGCATCAACAATCTCTGTAGGGTTCGAACCCCATCAAGAGATCGCTTTAATATATAAGTTGGAATCCAATTTGACTTCGATAGGTTTTGGATTTACTTATCTATATCAATTCATCTACCTTCCATCAATTATTCTTTTGTGGAACTAAACTTCACATGTGATCCTCAACATGATAATGCCTGTTAAATTCTCCCCAtctcgattaaaaaaaaaaattaaaaagcttTTCAAATAATTTGAAAGAGTAGAATGACTTCATCATACAAATGGTAGAATCTAGTTCATTTTCTTCTTTAGTTttgaaaataaaacagaaaaagaGACGTGTCACCAAAGGGGCCCTCAAGTTTTGGTCATCAGGCCGCTGTTAGGTGGCTCCACAAAACGGGAGTTAGAAGCAATATATAGTAATAGGACTCGACAAGCCTCTGATCAGCACGTCTGACGTCCTATGCTTTGACTAACGGGGTGAAGTCAAACGTCCAGATTGTGTTCGGAAAGGGACGAACCATCGCAAAATTTGGAGGCTACTTTCCAATTCTCCAAGCCGTAGGAACCCTAACGGGTCAGTACGGCCACTCAAGTCCATCAATGTGATCCAATTCAATGCccctttttttgtgtgtgtgtgtgtgtgtgtgtgtgtttgtgtttcCTCTTAGACCTAAGACTCGTTGCTTGGCATGCGTCGTCCATTATGGACCTTAGAATGGACCGCAAAATGTATTTCATGGTCCTTGTGAAGGTAGGGAGAACCTGTCAAATTTCTTTGGAAGGATAATGCTGTTGTGTTTGCTTAAAATACTTCTTATATGTGGAGACAAGCAAAGTGCCAACGGCAATGACTTGAGTCTAAGAAGTAGGCTGGTTTGTTTGCAACTCTTTAAAACTATTATCCGGTTCATACTTCTGTATATTTCAAAAACTTCTCACAAAGTCCAATAAATTATTGAATATTGTTTAATAAGTTTTTTATTGAACGGACCATGCTGTGgattaataataattaaaaaaaaaaagattcacatAGAATCATGAATGGTTTGATCCTTTACATTGAATATTTCAGTAAAAGCCTTTGGATGAATAAAATCCACGGGCTACTTTCAAAAAGAAATCTGAAAAAAAGAAGGGAGGGGAGAAAATGATGTGGATTGCACATCCATGGGGATCTAGagctctttttctattatttatttcTACCATGTCCTTAATAATAGGTTGGTTgttagtgtgtgtgtgtgtgtgtgtgtgtgtgtatatatagtaTTTTGTTATTAAATAACTTTTTTGAATTTCCTTTCTTAGCTACCATTTGTGGTCCAACCAATCTGTATTACAAAGTCAGAGTTATTTAATCCTGGTCATAGAATAatgttcaacaaaaaaaaaaacaaaaaaaaaaaaccctttcAGTCCATTATTGGAAACCAGTTAGCGCTGCCTCAGCAATATTCATATAATTTCGTCCAAAAACAAAAGCTGTAACGGTGTCTTAATGGCTGGTTAACTGCGAGTGTGTCAGTAAAAACAAAAATGAAAGAGTTTTTAGACAAAATgcaaaattataaaatcatacATGCAAACTAGAACCTTTTGAGAGGAATATATGCAAAAGAAAACCTGAATAAAAAGTAAATTCAAATTCATCATATTGAATTAATAGGTCAGTGGATAAATATAACATGATAACCATGCAAATGATGACATACTATTAACCCGTTTAATTAGCTTGGTGAATCAAGTCATCTCTAAATTGAGTTGACTTAGTAATTGAATATAATCAACATATTAACCTGATTCAATATTGTGAAACTCCAATCTAAACATAGTTAAATTGATACCGGCTCCATGAGCTTGTTAATAAACATTAATCTTCCTATTAACTCAAAGTTCTGTATGACATTCCAGAAAATGTAAAGAAGAACATAGTTAGGTCCATACAAATAAGACATTGTAGATATTGGACTGATTTTTGGGTTTGGAGTTTAAATTCTTTCGACGCTCCATACTATTTCATAAAAGATAAATTCAGATCAAGGGGGCCAATATTCTAAACATTAATCTGAATATTTAATAAGTAGGCTAGTTAATCTGCATGTCATATAACGTGAACCCAATTATACCAAATGTAATTTTTTCTTAATCTTGTGTTGGGTCCAAGCAGGCTTGCAGATCTAATGCCAAGATGGCAATTGGATGCATTCATTATTGACTGTAAAATAGCATTAACCCATGCAGCAGGGGATATGTCCAGCAGTCCAGGTACCGTATAGCATTTtccattttaaattaaaaatgccACGTGGCAGATCGATGACACCCTTAAATCTCATGCATTGATGTCATAAAAAGTTGGGAACAACAGATCAACTAAAGATGTTGCCAAAAGGGACGGCAGTCTCTCATAACTTGGCATACCAAGGAAAACTACCTCAGGTGACCGCTCTGCCCACAGGATGTTGGTCCACAGATTTAAGAATCCAGTGGGTCCAGCCAGTCAAGCCCTGTGACAGATACTGCCAATCAATTCTTCTCTCTCTAACAAAGAATTGTTTCTAATCATCATATCCATTATTTCCTTGTAACCTCACCAGCCAAGTGACTTTTCTCCATAGATTAAAGCTAAAAGGTGTTTTCTAAAACTCCCCTTTAGCCAATCTCTAGTTTCCATTGTTTTGACAAGCAGAGAACCCATGGAAAAaacttattggcatatttctCTTTTGCCCGCTTTGGTCCTCTATAAATAGCAACCCTTCATGATGGTCTTTCTGCATCAGAAATcatcaagagaaagaaagaaacagaacaGAGAGAGTTTTCTTTCTGAAGCTTAAAGAAACAAACATCTTTGTTTCTCAAGTACTCTTCAGAAGTTTCAGAAACAACGGAATGGCTTACAAAGTATCCGATGAGATGTTGGGAACCTTTGTACCTGTTCTAGTTTACTGGGCGTACTCTGGCCTTTACATGCTACTGGGTTCCTTCGACAAATACCGGCTGCACTCCAGAAAGGAGGAAGAAACCAAGAATTTGCCCTCAAAAGGAACTGTTGTCAGAGGCGTTCTCATTCAACAGGCATTTCAGATTGCTGTAGCTATCATCCTATTCACGGTAAAACGATAGTATCATACATCAGGGAGTTATGCTAAGAATTAACTgacaagaattttttttctcatactcACTTCTGACGAATGTGCAGGTGATAAGCAAAGATGAAAGGACTGGTACAAACTTGCAACCTTCCTTCTTCATGGTGGCAAGACAGCTTGTAGTTGCAATGCTGGTCTTAGACACATGGCAATACTTTGTCCACAGATACATGCACATTAACAAGTTCTTGTATCGCCATATCCACTATAAGCATCACAGCCTTGTTGTGCCTTTCGCATATGGAGCTCTATACAACCACCCACTTGAGGGGCTGCTTCTCGACACAGTTGGTGGTGCCATCTCTTTCCTCATCTCTGGCATGACCCCTCGTActgccatcttcttcttctcctttgcgACCATTAAAACAGTCGATGATCATTGTGGGCTGTGGCTTCCTGGGAATCCCCTCCATGTTTTCTTCAGCAACAACAGTGCTTACCATGATGTCCACCATCAGCTCTATGGTGGAAAATACAACTTCTCGCAGCCATTTTTTGTTATGTGGGACAAAATTCTTGGAACATACATGCCGTATTCCCTGGAAAAGAGAAAGGATGGGGGTCTGGAAGCAAAGCCAGTCAAAGATTAGAAGTCTTTGTGAGTGCCACCCAGAGTCACAAAGTTGTTTGTTAGCATATCTTGCAGTCACTTCAGAGATACGTTTGTGGACTTCCCAATTATGTAAACAATAATGAGACTGCTTGTTTGTAGCAGCTCTATGATGTCCTCTCAAAGCATGAATGTTATAACTAACAGTCCTTACAACCAGAAAAGGCTATGTGATGTAGCTATCTGAATTTAAGACCTCTAAAATAGTTGACCGTGTAGATCATTAGAAGCCGATACAATGTTGGAACGGTCCTCTTGGTAATCCTAGCCAGTTTCTCTCTGGCTCAGTAATATTTGATGAGAGGGACCATCATGCTGCAGCACCtctgcttcattttttttaaccAACATCTGAACAAAACATACATATCGGAATGACTAATCCTTCTGTATTTTTTCCACAAATAGCTGAGAAAAGTCAGATAAATCACATAattcgaatttcgaatttcacACACAATGAGAAAACATTACAGATCCGCCAAAGGAAAATATCCATTACTGAAGGCCTTGTATCCAGACCCAGGTTAAACTCTAATTCCACCAACATGACCAAAAACCAGCAAGTTTTTAACTCCCAACTGTTACTAATATTTGAAAGATCAACAATATGTTCTCTGATATTTGATTAACTGTCCAGTAATGTTTCTAAGGTGGATTCAAGGCACACACACTAATGGATAACCAATGATGTTAGGAGTCGATGGATACATAAAAGAATGGTGATATGCTCAGAGGATAATTATCATATCAACATTTCAAGTTTGTGCCAATGCTGCCATGCCAGCTTTGATGTCTCCAGGGGACATAACAGTTAAACTTCATACAAAAGTAGGCTAGAAAGTAGAAAAATCTTCAGATATTAATGTGTCGAACATGACAAAACAAAATCAATGACATAAATAAAATTAGTGATAAATATGAAAAGGTTCTCAATTTATCAGACCAAAGCAGGATGCAGATGCTCACAAGAAAGCCAAATTACACAGGATCAAGCATATTGACTCTAATAGATTCGAAGGtagtaattgaaaaaaaaaaaaaaaaaaaacaaaggcttAGAATGTGACTAAGTGCAGGATTGTCCATAGGCAGTGGAAAAAATCAAATGAGAAAACTTAGAATGTGAATCTGCATAAGCACAGTAAAAAGAAACCACAAAGAGTAAATTCGCATAAGCATGTGTGCGCGCGCATGTGAGCAAATTTAGCATGagcatgtgtgtgtatgtgtgttttCATGGAACACCGAACACATGATAACAGACTCCATGAAAAAATTTAACAGAGTAACAAATAGGCATTGTGTAATAAGTACTATCGGCTTCATaagtaatttatttaaaaaaagcaAATTACAAAGTCAGCTAATAAATTTGGCCATAATTCATCTATAGTGTTTGTGATGGTACTGCAGTCTTCAAGCCATAGCACTTCGTTGATCTAGAACAAATAACATGCATCGAATCAAGAAAACAAAAGATATTATGCTTAAGGCATATGGCAATTGGTCCCTCTTCGAATGATCAACCCAGGAGTGCTAAGTGCTTTGTCATGCATAACCACATACTAAGCTAGATCTATCAAAGTGTGGTTTATAAACCACACAAGTCATAGATCAAGGAAGAGAAGTTAAATGTTATCTCACATACAACAAATATAGGTCATAAAATTGAGATTAGTGACAGATTCTGTTTTTAAGGGAAATTTAAAATACAAATAGGTTCTGACATTGCTTGGTATATCTTGGTGACATAGTTACACTGCGCATATTTCTTGACATAAAAATGAAGATAGCTTCTCAGAAAATACAATGCTTAGCTAACTTGCAACCAAACTGTCATGTCAAAATATTTCCCTTTCAGCATACCGTTTCAGGTATAGCGCTTTGATAAATGTTTTGACACCCACGAGCATGATTTATTTTGTATATACCAATAAACACCAAAAGCTCTAGTAACTCAAATTAAAACAATTAAGGTGCTAAAGAGGTAATAACAGATCTGGAAAAGACCATGAACTCTTGTTGCTTAAAAAATGTCAAAAACCTCACCAGGAATGAGTTAAATGGACAAAAAATGATTCAATGACCAGCTCATGAGAGCATGCTTGTTCAGATCCTATTTTCACTAAAACCTTAAAAAGAGTAATGTCAAAGAGCATGCTAATCATTCGAAAGCATGAAATGATACAAACATTTGGAACAGCAATAAAAACCTTAGCTCCCAACAGGACGCAGACTTTCTCTTTCTGCAAGATGAGTCGGCAAGTTACCAGCTTCACCTAAGAGTGAAGGACATACAGAAAATGGATCTGGCAAAAAGGTGAAACCAAAAACCAGGAAAACAAAAACAAATGAGTACTTATACTAAAGAAAGAGCACCACCAAATTTCAACACTACTCTCAGGCATAAACCTATGCACTTGCCAGAGTAGCGCAGCCCCCAAGGTAACACTCAGAATATAA
This genomic window from Elaeis guineensis isolate ETL-2024a chromosome 13, EG11, whole genome shotgun sequence contains:
- the LOC105056574 gene encoding sphinganine C4-monooxygenase 2 — encoded protein: MAYKVSDEMLGTFVPVLVYWAYSGLYMLLGSFDKYRLHSRKEEETKNLPSKGTVVRGVLIQQAFQIAVAIILFTVISKDERTGTNLQPSFFMVARQLVVAMLVLDTWQYFVHRYMHINKFLYRHIHYKHHSLVVPFAYGALYNHPLEGLLLDTVGGAISFLISGMTPRTAIFFFSFATIKTVDDHCGLWLPGNPLHVFFSNNSAYHDVHHQLYGGKYNFSQPFFVMWDKILGTYMPYSLEKRKDGGLEAKPVKD